Proteins encoded in a region of the Atribacterota bacterium genome:
- a CDS encoding MoxR family ATPase — protein sequence MDFLICHEISKNINKVIVGKTKSIELLLTALLADGHLLLEDVPGVGKTLLARALAKSIGGSFHRIQFTPDLLPSDITGFNVYNQKECKFNFQPGPVMSNILLADEINRTIPRTQSSLLESMQEKQVTVDGVTMDLPSPFFVIATQNPIELEGTYPLPEAQLDRFIMKIKLDYPSQQEEIAILERFQQDNPLEKLISVTTPEKIFSLQKERQKIYVSGNIHHYIVALTESTRNSDKILYGASPRASLHLMKAAQSLAALRGRDFVLPDDIKELFIPIVNHRIIVETKEKLKGTTSTKVLEEILDKVEIPVLDSCK from the coding sequence TTGGACTTTTTAATTTGCCATGAAATTTCTAAAAATATTAATAAAGTAATAGTTGGAAAAACTAAATCTATTGAACTGCTTTTAACCGCTTTATTGGCTGATGGTCATCTTCTTTTAGAAGATGTACCCGGCGTAGGAAAAACCCTTCTGGCAAGAGCCCTGGCAAAGAGTATTGGTGGCAGTTTTCATCGAATCCAATTTACCCCGGATCTCCTACCATCTGATATAACCGGTTTTAATGTCTACAATCAAAAAGAGTGTAAATTCAATTTTCAGCCAGGTCCTGTAATGTCCAACATTCTTCTGGCTGACGAGATTAATAGAACTATACCCAGAACTCAATCCAGTTTACTGGAAAGCATGCAGGAAAAACAGGTTACCGTGGATGGAGTAACAATGGATTTACCATCACCTTTTTTTGTTATTGCTACCCAAAACCCCATAGAATTAGAGGGAACATATCCTCTGCCTGAAGCACAATTAGACAGATTTATAATGAAAATTAAACTTGATTATCCTTCACAACAGGAGGAAATAGCTATTTTAGAACGTTTTCAGCAAGATAATCCTTTGGAGAAGCTCATCTCGGTTACAACACCCGAAAAAATATTTTCTTTGCAAAAAGAAAGACAAAAAATATATGTTTCGGGAAATATTCACCATTATATTGTCGCTTTAACCGAATCTACCCGTAATTCTGATAAAATTCTTTATGGTGCAAGCCCAAGAGCCTCTTTACACCTGATGAAAGCAGCACAGTCATTGGCAGCTTTAAGGGGTAGGGATTTTGTTTTGCCGGATGATATAAAAGAACTTTTCATACCTATAGTAAATCATCGAATAATTGTAGAAACAAAGGAAAAATTAAAGGGAACTACTTCAACAAAGGTATTGGAAGAAATTTTAGATAAAGTAGAAATACCGGTTTTGGATTCATGCAAATGA
- a CDS encoding cyclase family protein: MKLIDLSHALHTNMPVYPGDEPPEVKANTTIEENGFRETKFNFYSHTGTHIDAPAHMLKNGLYLDDLKVSHFFGKATVLDFVGKNSPAITLDILLPQKKKLEKVEFVIIKTGWSKFWGKKEYFNNYPYLSDEAAEWLTKFKLQGVGIDAISMDKSDTNTFTTHKILLAKNIIIIENLTNLESIKNNYFILSVLPLKYHNADGSPVRAVAIEIESK, encoded by the coding sequence ATGAAATTAATAGATCTAAGCCATGCTTTGCACACAAATATGCCAGTTTATCCGGGAGATGAACCTCCGGAGGTTAAAGCAAATACAACAATTGAAGAAAATGGTTTTAGAGAAACAAAATTTAATTTTTATTCACACACCGGAACTCATATTGATGCTCCCGCCCATATGTTAAAAAATGGATTATATTTAGATGACTTAAAAGTATCACACTTTTTTGGCAAAGCAACTGTTTTAGATTTTGTTGGTAAAAATAGTCCCGCAATAACTCTTGATATATTATTACCACAAAAGAAAAAATTAGAAAAAGTTGAATTTGTGATCATTAAAACAGGATGGAGTAAATTTTGGGGTAAAAAAGAATATTTTAATAACTATCCCTACCTAAGCGATGAAGCCGCTGAATGGCTAACAAAATTTAAGTTACAAGGTGTTGGAATTGATGCTATATCAATGGACAAATCAGATACAAATACTTTTACTACACATAAAATATTATTAGCAAAAAACATTATTATTATTGAAAATTTAACCAATTTAGAGTCTATCAAAAATAACTACTTCATACTTAGTGTTTTGCCATTGAAATATCATAATGCTGACGGTTCCCCGGTAAGAGCGGTTGCTATCGAAATAGAAAGTAAATAG